From Lujinxingia litoralis, one genomic window encodes:
- a CDS encoding sensor histidine kinase translates to MKQRGSLRTQMIAAFVVPTVLIIGAMIALAWVSAERGLEEEVGRRLMAIGQGVSAELSEGIDAAQLERLDGTMERVRARMSQRLEATRAATGARRLLLVNAELESLVDTEPRVGFGQSMFELETDRLEIERSFEDGQARTSPMFRSRDGERHKRAFVPVLLEGRAVAMIVVVASATHFELLGDFGASLAGLGVFGVGIVVVVAIFFSAGLLRPVRRLVSGVERVAQGELTRPLVSVEHPASGPREIAFLMGAFEDMRQSVVARDAHMRMMLAGIAHEVRNPLGGMKLFCGLLREELDHEGEDEKLKMLEKIVRELDYLERVVTDFLAFARPSEIRPERFEAAEMLQEISELLAGECLQVGCTLHIEGADQVVWTGDKSRLRRAVLNVVRNAYQASGSGASVRVVVQGDQVQRCVVSVIDEGPGIEPEKLAELSTPFFTTREKGSGLGLALTRQIIEKHGGELRIESQVGRGTRVGLSWPFDESLAQTSPHPKVPEGWLG, encoded by the coding sequence GTGAAACAACGAGGTTCACTGCGTACGCAGATGATCGCGGCCTTTGTGGTGCCCACGGTGTTGATCATCGGCGCGATGATCGCCCTGGCCTGGGTCAGCGCGGAGCGCGGCCTGGAAGAAGAGGTCGGTCGTCGGCTGATGGCCATTGGCCAGGGCGTCTCGGCCGAACTCAGCGAAGGAATCGACGCCGCACAACTTGAGCGGTTGGATGGCACGATGGAGCGGGTGCGAGCGCGTATGAGTCAGCGCCTGGAAGCGACCCGGGCGGCCACCGGGGCGCGTCGTCTGCTGCTCGTCAACGCCGAGTTGGAGAGCCTGGTAGATACTGAGCCCCGGGTGGGCTTTGGCCAGTCGATGTTTGAGCTGGAGACCGACCGCCTGGAGATTGAACGCAGTTTTGAGGACGGTCAGGCGCGCACCAGCCCGATGTTTCGGAGTCGGGATGGGGAGCGTCATAAAAGGGCCTTTGTGCCGGTGCTCTTGGAGGGCCGGGCGGTGGCGATGATCGTGGTCGTGGCCAGCGCCACCCATTTTGAGCTCCTGGGAGACTTCGGGGCGTCGCTCGCCGGGTTGGGGGTGTTCGGTGTGGGGATTGTGGTGGTGGTCGCGATCTTCTTTTCGGCCGGGCTTTTGCGGCCGGTGCGCCGTCTGGTCAGCGGGGTGGAGCGGGTGGCTCAGGGGGAGCTGACGCGCCCCCTGGTCAGCGTGGAGCATCCGGCGTCGGGGCCCCGGGAGATCGCCTTTTTAATGGGGGCCTTCGAAGACATGCGCCAGTCGGTGGTGGCCCGGGATGCGCACATGCGGATGATGCTCGCCGGCATCGCGCACGAGGTCCGCAATCCGCTGGGAGGCATGAAGCTCTTCTGCGGTCTGCTGCGCGAGGAGCTCGACCACGAGGGTGAGGACGAGAAGTTAAAGATGCTCGAGAAGATCGTGCGGGAACTCGATTATCTGGAGCGTGTGGTTACGGACTTTTTGGCCTTTGCGCGGCCGAGTGAGATTCGACCGGAGCGTTTTGAGGCTGCCGAGATGCTCCAGGAGATTTCCGAGTTGCTCGCGGGGGAATGTCTGCAGGTGGGGTGCACGCTCCACATTGAAGGGGCCGACCAGGTGGTGTGGACCGGTGATAAAAGCCGGCTGCGTCGGGCGGTGCTCAACGTGGTGCGCAATGCGTATCAGGCCAGCGGGAGCGGCGCGTCGGTGCGAGTGGTTGTCCAGGGCGACCAGGTGCAACGCTGCGTGGTGAGTGTGATCGATGAGGGGCCTGGTATTGAACCGGAGAAGTTGGCAGAGCTGAGCACTCCTTTTTTTACCACCCGGGAAAAAGGCAGCGGATTGGGACTCGCGTTGACGCGTCAGATCATTGAGAAGCACGGCGGAGAGTTGCGCATTGAGAGCCAGGTAGGCCGGGGCACCCGGGTGGGGTTGAGTTGGCCCTTTGATGAGAGCCTTGCGCAGACGTCTCCGCATCCGAAGGTGCCCGAGGGGTGGTTGGGTTGA
- a CDS encoding sigma-54-dependent transcriptional regulator: protein MAKVLVVEDNDTLREGVVQVLERMGHTALAASGGVKGLEIFRQEHPELVITDLKMEGVDGMQVLAGVREARPEALVIMITAFGSIETAVAAMQAGAFDFLPKPFPPDLLRAKVSRALEVGAERARAERLVEENAMLREDAARGFDEAIVGDSAAMATILERVRRVAGSDSTVYIHGESGTGKELVARAIHKASARAAGPFVKVNCSALAENLLESELFGHEKGAFTGAHKRRLGRFELAEGGTIFLDEIGDIQPATQLKLLRVLQEREFERVGGEATLKADVRVVTATHRDLRAEVAQGRFREDLFYRLHIIPVELPPLRARREDVPDLAAHFVEKLARRTRSSATRIGAEAMALLKRYEWPGNVRELENVIEHALVFARGETIGVGDLPPVLGGSRGAASGVDLAAVEASSLPEVLEELERALIVAALEKAGGVKAETARLLGIKSSALYYKLEKYGVESADEESSHG, encoded by the coding sequence ATGGCAAAGGTGTTGGTGGTCGAAGATAACGACACGCTGCGCGAGGGCGTGGTGCAGGTGCTTGAGCGTATGGGGCACACGGCGCTGGCGGCCTCCGGTGGGGTGAAGGGGCTTGAGATCTTCAGGCAGGAGCACCCGGAGCTGGTCATCACCGACCTGAAGATGGAGGGCGTCGACGGGATGCAGGTCCTGGCCGGGGTGCGCGAGGCCAGGCCGGAGGCGCTGGTGATCATGATCACGGCGTTTGGCAGCATTGAGACCGCGGTGGCGGCGATGCAGGCCGGAGCGTTTGATTTTTTGCCCAAGCCTTTTCCGCCGGACTTATTGCGGGCCAAGGTCAGCCGGGCGCTGGAGGTGGGGGCGGAGCGGGCCCGGGCCGAGCGCCTGGTCGAAGAGAACGCGATGCTTCGGGAAGACGCCGCGCGCGGATTTGATGAGGCCATTGTGGGTGACTCCGCGGCGATGGCGACCATATTGGAGCGGGTCCGGCGCGTGGCCGGCAGCGACTCCACGGTCTACATCCACGGCGAATCGGGTACGGGTAAGGAGCTGGTCGCGCGGGCCATTCATAAGGCCAGTGCCCGGGCGGCGGGGCCCTTTGTGAAGGTCAACTGTTCGGCGTTGGCCGAGAACCTGCTGGAGAGTGAGCTCTTTGGTCACGAGAAGGGGGCCTTTACCGGAGCGCATAAACGTCGGCTGGGTCGATTTGAATTGGCCGAAGGGGGGACGATCTTTCTGGATGAAATCGGCGATATTCAGCCGGCCACGCAGCTGAAGTTGTTGCGGGTTCTGCAGGAGCGCGAGTTCGAGCGGGTCGGTGGCGAGGCGACGCTAAAAGCCGATGTTCGGGTGGTGACGGCCACGCACCGGGATCTGCGGGCGGAGGTGGCTCAGGGGCGGTTTCGCGAGGATCTTTTCTACCGGCTGCATATTATTCCGGTGGAGCTTCCCCCGCTGCGCGCGCGACGCGAGGATGTGCCCGATCTGGCGGCGCATTTTGTGGAGAAGTTGGCCCGGCGTACCCGCTCCTCGGCCACGCGCATTGGGGCGGAGGCCATGGCGTTGCTCAAGCGTTATGAGTGGCCGGGCAACGTGCGGGAGTTGGAGAATGTGATTGAGCACGCGCTGGTCTTTGCCCGTGGCGAGACGATCGGCGTGGGGGACCTTCCACCGGTGCTGGGCGGGAGTCGGGGGGCGGCCAGTGGTGTGGATCTGGCGGCGGTTGAGGCCTCCAGTCTTCCCGAGGTGCTGGAGGAGTTGGAGCGTGCCTTGATTGTCGCGGCCCTGGAAAAAGCCGGCGGCGTGAAGGCGGAGACGGCACGCTTGTTGGGGATTAAGTCCAGCGCGCTCTACTACAAATTGGAAAAATACGGGGTGGAGTCGGCCGACGAGGAGTCTTCGCACGGATAA
- the pckA gene encoding phosphoenolpyruvate carboxykinase (ATP) produces MSKVDLKGYGIDGPQVLRNPSVARLYEMAIQNDPGAAIASSGALMAFSGEKTGRSPKDKRLVREATSQNDIWWGDVNIEMSPEEFAQNRKSAIEYLNDRPVLYVIDGYAGWDKEHQLKVRIVCARAYHALFMHNMLIRPSAEELESFGEPDYVIFNAGSSAADPARVKSVTSKTSVALNFERGEFVILGTDYAGEMKKGVFTIMHYLMPKRGVLSMHCSANQGNERGDVSLFFGLSGTGKTTLSTDPARALIGDDEHCWTDTGVFNIEGGCYAKTIDLSQEQEPIIYDAIRYGSVLENVGYDQETREVDYSDKSITENTRTSYPIEYVPGAQIPCVGGHPKNIIFLTCDAYGVLPPVSRLTPEAAMYHFISGYTAKVAGTEVGVTEPIATFSACFGAAFLVWHPMRYAELLAEKMRQHGANAWLVNTGWTGGAYGTGKRMKLKYTRAIIDAINTGALAEAPTVLDPYFKLDVVTQVEGVPSEVLVPKQTWADGEAFDATARKLVGLFETNFEQYADQAGEAILKAAPSLKG; encoded by the coding sequence ATGAGCAAGGTCGACTTGAAAGGGTACGGCATCGACGGTCCCCAGGTGTTGCGAAACCCCAGCGTAGCTCGCCTCTACGAGATGGCGATTCAGAACGATCCGGGGGCGGCGATCGCCTCAAGTGGAGCGTTGATGGCCTTCTCCGGTGAGAAGACCGGACGTAGCCCCAAGGACAAGCGCCTGGTGCGCGAGGCCACCAGCCAGAACGACATCTGGTGGGGCGACGTCAACATCGAGATGAGCCCCGAGGAGTTTGCACAGAACCGCAAGTCCGCCATTGAGTACCTCAACGATCGTCCGGTGCTCTACGTGATCGACGGCTACGCCGGCTGGGATAAAGAGCACCAGCTCAAGGTGCGTATTGTGTGCGCGCGTGCCTATCACGCGCTCTTTATGCACAATATGCTGATTCGCCCGAGCGCCGAGGAGCTGGAGAGCTTTGGCGAGCCGGATTATGTGATCTTCAATGCCGGAAGCAGCGCTGCCGACCCGGCGCGGGTCAAGTCGGTGACCTCCAAAACCAGCGTGGCGCTGAACTTTGAGCGTGGCGAGTTTGTGATTCTGGGAACCGACTACGCCGGTGAGATGAAGAAGGGCGTCTTCACCATCATGCATTACCTGATGCCCAAACGAGGCGTGCTCTCGATGCATTGCTCGGCCAACCAGGGCAACGAGCGCGGCGATGTTTCGCTTTTCTTCGGGCTTTCGGGCACCGGGAAGACGACGCTCTCCACCGATCCGGCGCGCGCGCTGATCGGCGACGACGAGCATTGCTGGACCGACACGGGTGTCTTCAACATTGAGGGCGGGTGTTACGCCAAGACGATCGATCTCTCGCAGGAGCAGGAGCCGATCATCTACGATGCGATCCGCTACGGCTCGGTGCTGGAGAACGTGGGCTACGATCAGGAAACCCGCGAAGTTGACTACTCCGACAAATCGATCACCGAGAACACCCGCACGTCGTACCCGATCGAGTACGTGCCCGGCGCCCAGATTCCCTGCGTGGGTGGGCATCCCAAGAACATCATTTTCCTGACCTGCGATGCGTATGGGGTGCTGCCGCCGGTGAGCCGGTTGACGCCGGAAGCGGCCATGTACCACTTCATCAGCGGGTACACCGCCAAGGTTGCCGGCACGGAGGTGGGCGTGACCGAGCCCATCGCGACCTTCTCGGCATGCTTTGGCGCGGCGTTTTTGGTGTGGCACCCGATGCGCTACGCCGAGCTTCTGGCCGAGAAGATGCGTCAGCACGGCGCCAACGCCTGGCTGGTCAACACCGGCTGGACCGGCGGGGCCTACGGGACGGGCAAGCGCATGAAGCTGAAGTACACCCGTGCCATCATTGATGCCATCAACACCGGCGCGCTGGCCGAGGCGCCGACGGTGCTCGATCCCTACTTTAAGCTCGACGTCGTCACGCAGGTGGAAGGGGTGCCCTCCGAGGTGCTGGTCCCTAAACAGACCTGGGCCGATGGCGAGGCCTTTGATGCCACTGCGCGCAAGTTGGTGGGGCTCTTTGAGACGAACTTTGAGCAGTACGCCGATCAGGCCGGGGAGGCGATTCTCAAAGCAGCGCCCTCGCTGAAGGGCTAA